In Corynebacterium afermentans subsp. afermentans, a genomic segment contains:
- a CDS encoding cory-CC-star protein, with amino-acid sequence MRERLKAIARGLDEFYKAPYRREFARAAREEDDLFTLLVASETLGLPNPASFYTLELMPLLYDEFHAWHTRMGMERSPLDGVRCC; translated from the coding sequence ATGCGCGAACGTCTTAAAGCAATTGCCCGCGGCTTAGACGAGTTTTACAAAGCCCCGTACCGCCGCGAGTTCGCCCGCGCCGCGCGCGAGGAGGACGACCTGTTCACCCTCCTCGTCGCCTCGGAGACGCTCGGCCTCCCCAACCCCGCAAGCTTCTACACCCTCGAGCTGATGCCATTGCTTTACGACGAATTCCACGCCTGGCACACCCGCATGGGCATGGAGCGCTCCCCGCTGGACGGTGTCCGATGCTGCTAG
- a CDS encoding ArsA family ATPase, translated as MLLEAAPVMFFGGKGGVGKTTVSAATAVRLAEAGKRVLLVSTDPAHNLGHIWDKHLSAEPTTLEHGLDVVELDPAATTERHLAEVERSMRAMMPERMHPEIRRHLDLARHSPGMHEAAMLEAVAELVVSQGYDHIIFDTAPSGHTSRLLALPELMAAYTGGLMQRREQSDKFSRAVRGLGGTVDDPVERRNQEIRATLLRRRRKFERLRDILTDPAACAFHIVLTAERLPVLESIELYRDLTSNNIRVGSLVVNRRSPLEAGEFMASRRAVEDDALELLDAKLPDVPRVELPWLPGEIGTREALAAIAGRL; from the coding sequence ATGCTGCTAGAGGCCGCGCCCGTGATGTTCTTCGGTGGCAAGGGCGGGGTGGGCAAAACCACCGTCTCGGCGGCCACGGCGGTGCGGCTGGCTGAGGCGGGTAAGCGCGTGCTTTTGGTGTCCACGGACCCGGCGCACAACTTGGGCCACATCTGGGATAAGCACCTGTCAGCCGAGCCGACCACTCTCGAGCACGGCCTGGACGTGGTGGAGCTCGACCCCGCCGCAACCACCGAGCGCCACCTTGCCGAGGTGGAGCGCTCCATGCGCGCGATGATGCCGGAGCGCATGCACCCCGAGATCCGCCGCCACCTGGATCTGGCGCGGCACTCGCCCGGCATGCATGAGGCGGCGATGTTGGAGGCGGTGGCGGAGCTAGTGGTCAGCCAAGGCTACGACCACATAATCTTCGACACCGCCCCCTCCGGCCACACCTCCCGCCTGCTGGCGCTGCCGGAGCTCATGGCCGCCTACACCGGCGGGCTGATGCAGCGGCGCGAGCAGTCCGACAAATTCTCCCGCGCCGTGCGCGGCCTGGGCGGGACTGTCGACGACCCCGTGGAGCGCCGCAACCAGGAAATCCGCGCCACCTTGTTGCGGAGGCGCCGCAAGTTCGAGCGCCTGCGCGACATCCTCACCGACCCCGCGGCCTGCGCGTTCCACATCGTGCTCACAGCGGAGCGCCTGCCGGTCCTCGAGAGCATTGAGCTTTACCGCGACCTCACGTCCAACAACATCCGCGTCGGCTCGTTGGTGGTCAACCGCCGCAGCCCTCTCGAGGCCGGCGAGTTCATGGCCTCGCGCCGTGCGGTGGAAGACGACGCGCTTGAGCTGCTGGACGCGAAACTTCCCGACGTCCCCCGCGTCGAGCTGCCCTGGCTGCCCGGCGAGATCGGCACCCGCGAAGCGCTGGCCGCCATCGCCGGGCGGTTGTAG
- a CDS encoding deoxyguanosinetriphosphate triphosphohydrolase, with amino-acid sequence MYVYNAADTLRRADEAPKGAQLAPDSRGDFARDRARVLHSAALRRLADKTQVVGPRDGDTPRTRLTHSLEVAQISRGIGEGMGLSPDLCEMAGLTHDIGHPPYGHNGEVALNEVAPCGFEGNAQTLRILARLEPKVLIDGTSLGLNLTRASLDAAVKYPVTRTNADGSVNRKYSAYDEDASVLEWVREGHVDGAPPMEAQVMDFSDDIAYSVHDVEDGIVSGRVSLRVLWDFVELAALAEKGAAAFGGDADSLVDAADRLRSLPAIAAASEFDYSLGAWTGLKSLTSQLVGRYVGAVTRATLGGNDGITLGRQHGRLVVPPDVEAEVRLLKTVAVLYVMDQPSHQARQDRQRDRIYRVHEYLRAGAPGTLDTMFQAWFNAAETDLERERVIVDQIASMTESRLERTAKKAAAFEGYF; translated from the coding sequence GTGTACGTTTACAACGCCGCCGATACGCTGCGCCGCGCCGACGAGGCGCCGAAGGGCGCGCAACTCGCCCCGGATTCGCGCGGGGATTTCGCCCGCGACCGCGCTCGCGTGCTGCATTCCGCGGCGCTGCGGCGCCTGGCGGACAAAACACAGGTGGTCGGCCCCCGCGATGGCGACACCCCGCGCACACGCCTGACGCACTCGCTGGAGGTCGCGCAGATCTCGCGCGGCATCGGCGAAGGCATGGGCTTAAGCCCCGACCTGTGCGAGATGGCGGGGCTGACCCACGACATCGGGCACCCGCCGTACGGCCACAACGGCGAGGTCGCGCTCAACGAGGTCGCGCCGTGCGGCTTCGAGGGCAACGCGCAGACGTTGCGGATCCTTGCGCGCCTGGAGCCCAAAGTGCTTATCGACGGCACGTCATTGGGCCTCAACCTCACCCGCGCATCGTTAGACGCGGCCGTGAAATATCCGGTCACCCGCACGAACGCGGACGGTTCTGTGAACCGCAAGTACTCGGCCTACGACGAGGACGCGTCGGTGCTGGAGTGGGTGCGCGAGGGGCACGTCGATGGGGCGCCGCCGATGGAGGCGCAAGTGATGGACTTTTCCGACGACATCGCCTACTCCGTCCACGACGTCGAGGACGGCATCGTCTCCGGGCGCGTGTCGCTGCGCGTGCTGTGGGACTTCGTGGAGCTGGCAGCTTTGGCCGAGAAGGGCGCGGCGGCGTTCGGCGGGGATGCGGACTCGCTTGTCGACGCCGCCGACCGCCTGCGCTCCCTACCCGCCATCGCCGCCGCCAGCGAGTTCGACTACTCCCTCGGCGCGTGGACGGGGTTGAAGTCGTTGACGTCGCAGCTGGTGGGCCGCTACGTCGGCGCCGTCACGCGTGCCACGCTTGGCGGCAACGACGGAATCACCCTGGGCCGCCAGCACGGGCGCCTCGTGGTCCCGCCGGACGTGGAGGCGGAGGTCCGCCTGCTCAAGACAGTCGCGGTGCTCTACGTCATGGACCAGCCGTCGCACCAGGCGCGCCAGGACCGGCAGCGCGACCGCATCTACCGCGTCCACGAGTACCTGCGCGCCGGCGCGCCGGGCACCCTGGACACGATGTTCCAGGCGTGGTTCAACGCCGCCGAGACGGACCTGGAGCGCGAGCGGGTGATCGTGGACCAGATCGCGTCCATGACCGAGTCGCGCCTGGAGCGCACCGCGAAGAAGGCCGCCGCCTTCGAGGGGTACTTCTAG